From the genome of Glycine max cultivar Williams 82 chromosome 2, Glycine_max_v4.0, whole genome shotgun sequence, one region includes:
- the LOC102666990 gene encoding uncharacterized protein produces the protein MKRILWDQVRQLKHDKRILWEAQQISIITIYSPCEIQSKRILWDQVRQLKHSLSRDLWCICGDFNSIRDLAERFGICQRGLGTKDIKEFNDWIDDLELVEAPWLGRNFTWFRPNGTSRSKLDRFLLSPKWHDRWSASTQSTLPRNFSNHCPVMLRSSSVNWGLKPFRILDCWLSDKSFKETVINCWTSNQQPGWGGYVLKEKIKRLKQRLKTWNREQFGDTLRRVKMIEEELNKLEEDTSQRQLTTQEKLKLKQLQEALRSAAQAHESLLRQKAKVKWIKQGDCNSRYFHMMLNANRRNNNMKGVMVNGTWCHDPSKVKEEVRAFFSKRFQESDYYRPRLDGICFQKINQHQNDMLTAPFQEEEIKQATWE, from the coding sequence ATGAAGAGGATACTGTGGGATCAGGTTAGGCAGCTGAAGCACGACAAGAGGATACTGTGGGAAGCACAACAAATCAGTATAATTACAATTTATTCACCCTGTGAAATCCAGAGCAAGAGGATACTGTGGGATCAGGTTAGGCAGCTGAAGCATTCTCTATCAAGGGATTTATGGTGCATCTGTGGTGACTTTAATAGCATTAGGGACCTTGCTGAGAGATTCGGGATCTGCCAAAGGGGATTAGGGACAAAAGACATCAAGGAGTTCAACGACTGGATAGATGACTTGGAGTTGGTAGAGGCACCATGGCTGGGGAGAAATTTCACCTGGTTTAGACCAAACGGCACATCCAGGAGTAAGCTTGACAGATTCCTGCTTTCTCCTAAGTGGCACGACAGATGGTCGGCAAGCACTCAATCTACTTTACCTAGGAATTTTTCAAACCACTGCCCTGTCATGCTCAGGTCGTCATCAGTCAACTGGGGCCTTAAACCTTTTAGAATCCTCGACTGTTGGTTGTCTgataaatctttcaaagaaacaGTCATTAATTGTTGGACCTCCAACCAGCAACCAGGATGGGGTGGATATGTCCtcaaagaaaagataaagaggCTGAAGCAAAGGCTGAAAACGTGGAATAGGGAGCAGTTTGGAGACACTCTAAGGAGGGTCAAGATGATTGAAGAGGAATTAAACAAACTAGAGGAGGATACAAGCCAAAGACAGTTAACTACTCAAGAAAAGTTGAAACTGAAACAACTGCAGGAAGCTTTGCGGTCAGCTGCCCAAGCTCATGAATCATTATTGAGGCAAAAGGCTAAAGTTAAGTGGATCAAGCAAGGAGATTGTAATTCTCGATATTTTCACATGATGCTGAATGCTAATCGGCGGAATAATAATATGAAGGGTGTCATGGTTAATGGAACTTGGTGTCATGACCCATCTAAGGTAAAGGAGGAAGTCAGAGCTTttttctcaaaaagattccaGGAATCAGATTATTATAGGCCTAGATTGGATGGGAtctgttttcaaaaaataaatcaacatCAGAATGATATGCTGACTGCTCCTTTCCAAGAGGAGGAAATTAAACAAGCCACATGGGAGTGA